One window of Cygnus atratus isolate AKBS03 ecotype Queensland, Australia chromosome 17, CAtr_DNAZoo_HiC_assembly, whole genome shotgun sequence genomic DNA carries:
- the ATP6V0A2 gene encoding V-type proton ATPase 116 kDa subunit a 2, giving the protein MGSLFRGEPLCLAQLFLQSGSAYECLSEVGERGLAEFRDLNPNVSVFQRKFVNEVKKCEEMERILGYLVQEIKKADIPLPEGDVAPPAPLLKHILEIQEQLQKLETELREVNKNKEKLRKNLLELTEYTCMLDVTQTFVRRTAEYESHLHMNYEEFPSVENEPFVDYNCMHRLGAKLGFISGLVRRAKVEAFEKMLWRVCKGYTILTYAELDECLEDPDTGETTKWFVFLVSYWGEQIGQKVKKICDCYHCHVYPYPNTMDERTAVVEGLNVRIQDLRTVLHKTEDYLRQVLCKASESIYTWVIQVKKMKAIYHVLNLCSFDVTNKCLIAEVWCPVADLQNLRHALEEGSRKSGATISSFMNTIPTTQPPPTLIRTNKFTSGFQNIVDAYGVGNYGEVNPALYTIITFPFLFAVMFGDFGHGLLMFIFALLTILYENHPRLQRSQDEIMKMLYEGRYVILLMGLFSVYTGLIYNDCFSKSLNIFGSGWNVSAMFEQKVWRLEDLKSNQFLTLDPNVTGVYNGAYPFGIDPIWNLASNRLSFLNSFKMKMSVIFGVAHMTFGVVLGVFNHLHFKKKYNIYLVFIPELLFMMCIFGYLVFMIFFKWLAYSAEDSTSAPSILIEFINMFLFPGGETDVFYTGQVGLQRFLLSLAFLSVPVMLFGKPLYLYWLHSGRRGIRTYRSGYKLIRKESEEELSLLRSHDVEEGNSHSDSGHREGDEEEFNFADVFMNQAIHTIEYCLGCISNTASYLRLWALSLAHAQLSEVLWQMVMRVGLRVDTTYGVLLLVPVLAFFAVLTVFILLVMEGLSAFLHAIRLHWVEFQNKFYTGGGYKFTPFSFKHISLHFNKDDMA; this is encoded by the exons ATGGGCTCGCTGTTCCGCGGCGAGCCGCTGTGCCTGGCGcagctcttcctgcagagcGGCTCGGCCTACGAGTGCCTCAGCGAGGTGGGCGAGCGCGGCCTGGCCGAGTTCCGAGAC CTCAACCCAAACGTAAgtgtatttcagagaaaatttgtgaatgaagtaaagaaatgtgaagaaatggaaagaatacTTG ggtATTTAgtacaagaaattaaaaaggcGGATATTCCTCTTCCTGAAGGAGATGTTGCTCCTCCTGCGCCCTTGCTGAAACACATTTTAGAAATCCAG gaacagctgcagaagctggaAACAGAATTGAgggaagtaaataaaaacaaagaaaagctgaggaaaaatcTGCTTGAACTGACAGAATACACGTGCATGTTGGATGTCACACAAACGTTTGTCAGGAGAACAGCAGAG tATGAATCCCATTTACACATGAATTATGAAGAATTTCCATCTGTGGAAAACGAGCCATTTGTGGATTACAACTGTATGCATAGACTGGGTGCCAAGCTTGG atTTATATCTGGGTTAGTTCGTCGAGCAAAAGTTGAAGCGTTTGAAAAAATGCTGTGGAGAGTCTGTAAAGGATACACTATTCTTACGTATGCAGAGTTGGATGAATGTCTGGAAGATCCAGATACC ggtgaAACCACaaaatggtttgtgtttttaGTGTCCTATTGGGGTGAACAAATTGGCCAGAAAGTTAAGAAGATTTGTGACTG tTATCACTGTCATGTGTATCCCTATCCAAATACCATGGATGAGCGCACGGCAGTTGTTGAAGGACTAAACGTTCGTATTCAGGATCTTCGTACT GTGCTGCATAAAACCGAGGATTACTTACGCCAAGTTTTGTGTAAAGCATCTGAATCCATCTATACGTGGGTTATCCAAGTAAAGAAGATGAAAGCCATTTATCATGTACTCAACTTGTGCAGTTTTGATGTcacaaataaatgtttgattGCTGAGGTTTGGTGTCCAGTGGCTGATCTGCAAAACTTGCGCCATGCGTTGGAGGAAGGTTCA AGGAAGAGTGGAGCCACAATTTCTTCATTCATGAATACCATCCCAACAACACAACCCCCTCCAACTCTGATACGTACCAATAAATTCACTTCAGGGTTCCAAAATATCGTTGATGCTTATGGAGTTGGAAACTATGGGGAAGTTAATCCAG CTCTCTATACCATCATCACTTTTCCCTTCTTGTTTGCTGTTATGTTTGGAGACTTTGGGCATGGTCTGCTGATGTTCATCTTTGCACTCCTGACAATACTGTATGAAAACCATCCTAGGCTACAAAGATCGCAGGATGAg ataatgaaaatgttatatGAAGGCCGATACGTTATTTTATTgatgggtttgttttctgtatacACTGGACTGATTTATAATGATTGTTTTTCAAagtcattaaatatatttggttCCGGATGGAATGTTTCAGCAATGTTTGAGCAGAAGGTTTGGCG tctTGAGGATCTGAAGTCTAATCAATTTTTGACGCTGGATCCAAATGTTACTGGGGTATACAACGGAGCTTATCCCTTTGGAATCGATCCG ATCTGGAATTTGGCAAGCAACCGTCTCagttttttaaattctttcaaaatgaaaatgtctgtgaTTTTTGGAGTAGCTCACATGACGTTTGGAGTTGTATTGGGGGTATTTAACCACTT acATTTCAAGAAGAAgtacaatatttatttagtttttattccTGAACTTTTATTCATGATGTGCATCTTTGGCTACCTTGTGTTTATGATCTTCTTTAAGTGGTTAGCATACTCTGCAGAGGACTCTACATCTGCTCCTAGCATTCTGATTGAGTTTATTAACATGTTCCTGTTTCCTGGTGGTGAAACAGATGTCTTTTATACTGGGCAG GTTGGTCTACAGAGGTTTTTACTGagtcttgcttttctttctgttcccgTAATGCTTTTTGGAAAACCACTTTATTTATATTGGTTGCACAGTGGAAGACGAGGCATTAGAACGTACAGG AGTGGCTACAAGCTAATTCGAAAAGAGAGTGAAGAAGAACTCTCTCTGCTGCGATCTCATGATGTGGAAGAAGGAAACAGTCATTCAGACAGTGGGCACAGAGAGGGGGATGAAGAGGAG tttaattttgcagatgtttttatgAATCAAGCAATTCATACCATTGAATACTGTCTCGGATGCATTTCTAATACAGCCTCATATCTGAGACTCTGGGCATTAAGTCTTGCTCATGCAC aattatcaGAAGTTCTTTGGCAAATGGTGATGAGAGTGGGTCTTCGTGTGGATACAACATACGGTGTCTTACTGCTAGTCCCCGTTCTAGCCTTTTTTGCCGTGCtaacagtttttattcttttggtAATGGAggggctttctgcttttctccatgCTATACGACTTCACTG GGTGGAATTTCAGAACAAATTCTACACTGGTGGAGGATACAAGTTTACGCCCTTCTCTTTTAAGcacatttctttacattttaataaagatgATATGGCATAG
- the TCTN2 gene encoding tectonic-2 isoform X2: MAAAGFGALLLLLLAPAPRAGQPVFQPSFIHMSGLRVNSIFHGNSSGVNFYIILNPIDEETGKLQVSNCSGSKTDGDWNLSVTPGVDTSEVIIDLTRNLQLCLPNATDCCTTPLCVLETLQVLACRDSVVLAHLLIQAEIYANSSFTGNVSEDASVIPNQVFQPLGPCPCDLTDGACDVRCCCDQECTPDLKQLFNGSCFTGVFGGDVNPPFNQLCSTKTDEYTPDWFPFLCIQSSLNNTPFLGYFYHGSISTPRVPSFKIPLQTSPVKVFTGYSQGDPIMTEENEYFTIPQQSMAGQCVGNAPVAYLHDIDVKCLTDLASYKEGLPHDVRINSGTGDFIQQNVIYRTIADMGKFIAKSESLPTTEVLCQNVTFAENYTFICEDENIEGINVTVFLGRLCDGEILTQRFTAKFVSLKSNNAEELSGNPGYQVGKPVRAANMNASDTSGSLNILQPAGRGLCASATDTPVLFGLDSFTGCILEVGINEDCTLLRGNVTERLNSLIQATHVGKRSNSSYSDVNDWVEIIRLDPFNPNTSVSTGNLRGICPDIPANLNIRIIFADVGAVQGIPRQEILAVQISYSTVIWQFQCGLTCENTVSFLPITASVQFIKVPAQPPIPMTRFQINYTEFDCNRNDVCWPQLFYPVTQFYTGEPYSQCLAKGLSLAFLVFLAAILSNPWFSKVWDNFLI; this comes from the exons atggcggcggcgggcttCGGGGcgctgctgctactgctgctggcGCCCGCACCGCGGGCTGGGCAGCCCG tctttCAGCCTTCGTTTATCCATATGTCTGGGCTAAGAGTTAATTCgatttttcatggaaattctTCAGGAgttaatttttatataattttaaatccTATAGATGAAGAGACAG gaAAATTGCAAGTTTCAAATTGCAGTGGAAGTAAAACAGATGGTGATTGGAATTTGAGCGTAACGCCTGGTGTG gaTACATCCGAAGTGATCATAGACCTGACTAGAAATCTTCAGTTGTGTTTGCCCAATGCCACTGACTGCTGCACAACACCTCTCTGTGTGCTGGAAACACTTCAGGTTTTAGCTTGCCGTGATTCGGTGGTTCTGGCACATCTCCTGATTCAAGCTGAAATATATGCCAACTCTTCCTTTACAGGAAATGTGTCAG AAGATGCATCTGTCATCCCTAACCAGGTGTTTCAGCCCTTGGGCCCTTGTCCTTGTGACTTGACAGATGGAGCTTGTGATGTTCGTTGTTGCTGTGATCAG GAGTGTACACCAGATTTGAAGCAGTTATTCAATGGATCATGTTTCACTGGAGTGTTTGGCGGGGATGTAAACCCACCTTTTAATCAGCTGTGCTCTACAAAGACTGATGAATATACTCCTGATTGGTTTCCCTTCCTTTGCATACAGTCTTCTCTTAACAATACACCATTTCTTGGCTACTTTTATCATGGCTCTAT ATCTACACCCAGAGTTCCTTCATTTAAGATCCCTTTACAAACGTCTCCTGTGAAAGTTTTCACTGGTTACAGTCAAGGAGATCCAAttatgacagaagaaaatgaatattttaccATCCCCCAG CAATCCATGGCGGGGCAGTGTGTTGGAAATGCCCCTGTGGCTTATCTCCATGACATTGATGTTAAGTGCCTCACTGATCTAGCATCTTACAAAGAAGGACTGCCCCACGATGTGAGAATAAACAGTGGTACAGGAG ACTTCATCCAACAAAATGTGATCTATAGGACCATTGCTGACATGGGCAAATTCATTGCTAAAAGCG aaagccTTCCTACTACCGAGGTTTTGTGTCAAAATGTAACCTTTGCAGAGAATTATACGTTCATTTGCGAAGATGAGAACATAGAGGGAATAAACGTCACAGTCTTCCTCGGACGTTTATGTGATGGAG AAATACTGACACAGAGATTCACAGCCAAATTCGTAAGCTTGAAGAGTAATAATGCAGAAGAACTGTCTGGGAATCCAG GTTATCAAGTTGGAAAACCAGTGAGAGCTGCAAATATGAATGCTTCTGATACTTCTGGCAGCCTAAACATTTTGCAGCCAG CTGGGAGAGGTTTATGTGCATCAGCAACTGATACACCAGTTTTGTTTGGATTAGATTCATTCACTGGATGCATACTAGAAGTTGGTATTAATGAAGACTGCACACTTTTAAG aggaaatgtaACTGAGAGATTGAATTCATTAATACAAGCTACTCATGTTGGAAAGAGGAGCAATTCAAGTTACAGTGATGTAAATGACTGGGTGGAAATTATAC GTCTTGATCCATTTAATCCTAATACAAGTGTGAGCACTGGAAACTTGAGAGGCATTTGTCCAGATATTCCTGCAAATCTGAATATTCGCATAATTTTTGCTGATGTGGGTGCAGTACAAGGGATTCCCCGTCAAGAGATACTCGCTGTGCAGATCAG TTACTCGACTGTCATATGGCAATTCCAGTGTGGGCTTACCTGTGAAAACACTGTCAGCTTTCTTCCCATCACTGCTTCTGTTCAGTTCATCAAAGTGCCAGCTCAGCCACCGATTCCAATGACAAG GTTTCAGATTAATTATACGGAATTTGACTGCAATCGAAATGATGTGTGCTGGCCGCAACTCTTTTATCCGGTGACACAGTTCTACACAG GAGAACCCTATTCCCAATGTCTTGCTAAGGGCCTGTCACTGGCATTTCTTGTATTCCTTGCAGCAATTTTGAGTAACCCTTGGTTTTCTAAAGTATGGGATAActtcttgatttaa
- the TCTN2 gene encoding tectonic-2 isoform X1, which translates to MAAAGFGALLLLLLAPAPRAGQPVFQPSFIHMSGLRVNSIFHGNSSGVNFYIILNPIDEETGKLQVSNCSGSKTDGDWNLSVTPGVDTSEVIIDLTRNLQLCLPNATDCCTTPLCVLETLQVLACRDSVVLAHLLIQAEIYANSSFTGNVSEDASVIPNQVFQPLGPCPCDLTDGACDVRCCCDQECTPDLKQLFNGSCFTGVFGGDVNPPFNQLCSTKTDEYTPDWFPFLCIQSSLNNTPFLGYFYHGSISTPRVPSFKIPLQTSPVKVFTGYSQGDPIMTEENEYFTIPQQSMAGQCVGNAPVAYLHDIDVKCLTDLASYKEGLPHDVRINSGTGGMLDFIQQNVIYRTIADMGKFIAKSESLPTTEVLCQNVTFAENYTFICEDENIEGINVTVFLGRLCDGEILTQRFTAKFVSLKSNNAEELSGNPGYQVGKPVRAANMNASDTSGSLNILQPAGRGLCASATDTPVLFGLDSFTGCILEVGINEDCTLLRGNVTERLNSLIQATHVGKRSNSSYSDVNDWVEIIRLDPFNPNTSVSTGNLRGICPDIPANLNIRIIFADVGAVQGIPRQEILAVQISYSTVIWQFQCGLTCENTVSFLPITASVQFIKVPAQPPIPMTRFQINYTEFDCNRNDVCWPQLFYPVTQFYTGEPYSQCLAKGLSLAFLVFLAAILSNPWFSKVWDNFLI; encoded by the exons atggcggcggcgggcttCGGGGcgctgctgctactgctgctggcGCCCGCACCGCGGGCTGGGCAGCCCG tctttCAGCCTTCGTTTATCCATATGTCTGGGCTAAGAGTTAATTCgatttttcatggaaattctTCAGGAgttaatttttatataattttaaatccTATAGATGAAGAGACAG gaAAATTGCAAGTTTCAAATTGCAGTGGAAGTAAAACAGATGGTGATTGGAATTTGAGCGTAACGCCTGGTGTG gaTACATCCGAAGTGATCATAGACCTGACTAGAAATCTTCAGTTGTGTTTGCCCAATGCCACTGACTGCTGCACAACACCTCTCTGTGTGCTGGAAACACTTCAGGTTTTAGCTTGCCGTGATTCGGTGGTTCTGGCACATCTCCTGATTCAAGCTGAAATATATGCCAACTCTTCCTTTACAGGAAATGTGTCAG AAGATGCATCTGTCATCCCTAACCAGGTGTTTCAGCCCTTGGGCCCTTGTCCTTGTGACTTGACAGATGGAGCTTGTGATGTTCGTTGTTGCTGTGATCAG GAGTGTACACCAGATTTGAAGCAGTTATTCAATGGATCATGTTTCACTGGAGTGTTTGGCGGGGATGTAAACCCACCTTTTAATCAGCTGTGCTCTACAAAGACTGATGAATATACTCCTGATTGGTTTCCCTTCCTTTGCATACAGTCTTCTCTTAACAATACACCATTTCTTGGCTACTTTTATCATGGCTCTAT ATCTACACCCAGAGTTCCTTCATTTAAGATCCCTTTACAAACGTCTCCTGTGAAAGTTTTCACTGGTTACAGTCAAGGAGATCCAAttatgacagaagaaaatgaatattttaccATCCCCCAG CAATCCATGGCGGGGCAGTGTGTTGGAAATGCCCCTGTGGCTTATCTCCATGACATTGATGTTAAGTGCCTCACTGATCTAGCATCTTACAAAGAAGGACTGCCCCACGATGTGAGAATAAACAGTGGTACAGGAGGTATGTTGG ACTTCATCCAACAAAATGTGATCTATAGGACCATTGCTGACATGGGCAAATTCATTGCTAAAAGCG aaagccTTCCTACTACCGAGGTTTTGTGTCAAAATGTAACCTTTGCAGAGAATTATACGTTCATTTGCGAAGATGAGAACATAGAGGGAATAAACGTCACAGTCTTCCTCGGACGTTTATGTGATGGAG AAATACTGACACAGAGATTCACAGCCAAATTCGTAAGCTTGAAGAGTAATAATGCAGAAGAACTGTCTGGGAATCCAG GTTATCAAGTTGGAAAACCAGTGAGAGCTGCAAATATGAATGCTTCTGATACTTCTGGCAGCCTAAACATTTTGCAGCCAG CTGGGAGAGGTTTATGTGCATCAGCAACTGATACACCAGTTTTGTTTGGATTAGATTCATTCACTGGATGCATACTAGAAGTTGGTATTAATGAAGACTGCACACTTTTAAG aggaaatgtaACTGAGAGATTGAATTCATTAATACAAGCTACTCATGTTGGAAAGAGGAGCAATTCAAGTTACAGTGATGTAAATGACTGGGTGGAAATTATAC GTCTTGATCCATTTAATCCTAATACAAGTGTGAGCACTGGAAACTTGAGAGGCATTTGTCCAGATATTCCTGCAAATCTGAATATTCGCATAATTTTTGCTGATGTGGGTGCAGTACAAGGGATTCCCCGTCAAGAGATACTCGCTGTGCAGATCAG TTACTCGACTGTCATATGGCAATTCCAGTGTGGGCTTACCTGTGAAAACACTGTCAGCTTTCTTCCCATCACTGCTTCTGTTCAGTTCATCAAAGTGCCAGCTCAGCCACCGATTCCAATGACAAG GTTTCAGATTAATTATACGGAATTTGACTGCAATCGAAATGATGTGTGCTGGCCGCAACTCTTTTATCCGGTGACACAGTTCTACACAG GAGAACCCTATTCCCAATGTCTTGCTAAGGGCCTGTCACTGGCATTTCTTGTATTCCTTGCAGCAATTTTGAGTAACCCTTGGTTTTCTAAAGTATGGGATAActtcttgatttaa
- the GTF2H3 gene encoding general transcription factor IIH subunit 3 isoform X3, protein MSADDELSLLVIVIDTNPIWWGKRAQGEAEQFTLSKCIDAVMVLGNSHLFMNRTNKLAVIASHTQESRFLYPGKRWAFADLLGDGGSSAESNCSGSKDGKYELLTAINDAIAEEIKDLMTKTNQEMKSRILVIKAAEDSALQYMNFMNVIFAAQKQSILIDACVLDSDSGLLQQACDITGGIYLKVPHMPSLLQYLLWVFLPDQEQRSQLVLPPPIHVDYRAACFCHRNLIEIGYVCSVCLSIFCNFSPICSTCETAFKISLPPVMKAKKKKLKLAA, encoded by the exons ATGAGCGCGG ACGATGAGCTGAGCCTGCTGGTCATCGTCATCGACACCAACCCCATCTGGTGGGGGAAGAGGGCGCAGGGGGAAGCGGAG cagttcaCCCTATCAAAATGTATCGATGCGGTGATGGTACTGGGAAACTCACACTTGTTTATGAATCGTACCAACAAGCTTGCTGTAATAGCAAGCCACACACAAGAAAG ccGTTTCTTGTACCCTGGGAAGCGCTGGGCTTTTGCCGATCTCCTTGGAGATGGCGGTAGTTCTGCGGAATCTAATTGTTCTGGCagcaaagatggaaaatatgaaTTGTTAACAGCAATAAATGATGCAATTGCAGAAGAGATTAAAGATCTCATgacaaaaa CCAATCAGGAAATGAAATCAAGGATTTTG GTCATAAAAGCTGCAGAAGACAGTGCATTGCAATATATGAATTTCATGAATGTGAtctttgcagcacagaaacag AGCATTTTGATCGATGCCTGTGTCTTGGACTCTGATTCAGGTCTTCTACAACAG gccTGTGACATTACAGGTGGCATATACTTGAAAGTGCCCCATATGCCATCCCTTCTGCAGTATTTATTG TGGGTATTTCTCCCTGATCAAGAGCAAAGATCACAGCTTGTGCTTCCACCTCCTATTCATGTTGACTACAGAGCTGCGTGTTTCTGTCATCGAAATCTCATTGAAATTGGTTATGTATGCTCTGTGTGCTTGTCAA tattctGCAACTTCAGTCCTATTTGTAGTACGTGCGA gaCTGCTTTCAAAATATCACTGCCACCTGTCATGAAAGctaagaagaagaaattgaagTTAGCTGCATAA
- the GTF2H3 gene encoding general transcription factor IIH subunit 3 isoform X1, with protein sequence MSADDELSLLVIVIDTNPIWWGKRAQGEAEQFTLSKCIDAVMVLGNSHLFMNRTNKLAVIASHTQESRFLYPGKRWAFADLLGDGGSSAESNCSGSKDGKYELLTAINDAIAEEIKDLMTKTDMRGQQTETLLAGSLAKALCFINKMSKEVKANQEMKSRILVIKAAEDSALQYMNFMNVIFAAQKQSILIDACVLDSDSGLLQQACDITGGIYLKVPHMPSLLQYLLWVFLPDQEQRSQLVLPPPIHVDYRAACFCHRNLIEIGYVCSVCLSIFCNFSPICSTCETAFKISLPPVMKAKKKKLKLAA encoded by the exons ATGAGCGCGG ACGATGAGCTGAGCCTGCTGGTCATCGTCATCGACACCAACCCCATCTGGTGGGGGAAGAGGGCGCAGGGGGAAGCGGAG cagttcaCCCTATCAAAATGTATCGATGCGGTGATGGTACTGGGAAACTCACACTTGTTTATGAATCGTACCAACAAGCTTGCTGTAATAGCAAGCCACACACAAGAAAG ccGTTTCTTGTACCCTGGGAAGCGCTGGGCTTTTGCCGATCTCCTTGGAGATGGCGGTAGTTCTGCGGAATCTAATTGTTCTGGCagcaaagatggaaaatatgaaTTGTTAACAGCAATAAATGATGCAATTGCAGAAGAGATTAAAGATCTCATgacaaaaa CTGACATGAGGGGCCAGCAAACAGAAACTCTGTTAGCGGGATCGCTTGCTAAAGCACTTTGTT TTATTAACAAGATGAGCAAAGAGGTAAAAG CCAATCAGGAAATGAAATCAAGGATTTTG GTCATAAAAGCTGCAGAAGACAGTGCATTGCAATATATGAATTTCATGAATGTGAtctttgcagcacagaaacag AGCATTTTGATCGATGCCTGTGTCTTGGACTCTGATTCAGGTCTTCTACAACAG gccTGTGACATTACAGGTGGCATATACTTGAAAGTGCCCCATATGCCATCCCTTCTGCAGTATTTATTG TGGGTATTTCTCCCTGATCAAGAGCAAAGATCACAGCTTGTGCTTCCACCTCCTATTCATGTTGACTACAGAGCTGCGTGTTTCTGTCATCGAAATCTCATTGAAATTGGTTATGTATGCTCTGTGTGCTTGTCAA tattctGCAACTTCAGTCCTATTTGTAGTACGTGCGA gaCTGCTTTCAAAATATCACTGCCACCTGTCATGAAAGctaagaagaagaaattgaagTTAGCTGCATAA
- the GTF2H3 gene encoding general transcription factor IIH subunit 3 isoform X2, with translation MSADDELSLLVIVIDTNPIWWGKRAQGEAEFTLSKCIDAVMVLGNSHLFMNRTNKLAVIASHTQESRFLYPGKRWAFADLLGDGGSSAESNCSGSKDGKYELLTAINDAIAEEIKDLMTKTDMRGQQTETLLAGSLAKALCFINKMSKEVKANQEMKSRILVIKAAEDSALQYMNFMNVIFAAQKQSILIDACVLDSDSGLLQQACDITGGIYLKVPHMPSLLQYLLWVFLPDQEQRSQLVLPPPIHVDYRAACFCHRNLIEIGYVCSVCLSIFCNFSPICSTCETAFKISLPPVMKAKKKKLKLAA, from the exons ATGAGCGCGG ACGATGAGCTGAGCCTGCTGGTCATCGTCATCGACACCAACCCCATCTGGTGGGGGAAGAGGGCGCAGGGGGAAGCGGAG ttcaCCCTATCAAAATGTATCGATGCGGTGATGGTACTGGGAAACTCACACTTGTTTATGAATCGTACCAACAAGCTTGCTGTAATAGCAAGCCACACACAAGAAAG ccGTTTCTTGTACCCTGGGAAGCGCTGGGCTTTTGCCGATCTCCTTGGAGATGGCGGTAGTTCTGCGGAATCTAATTGTTCTGGCagcaaagatggaaaatatgaaTTGTTAACAGCAATAAATGATGCAATTGCAGAAGAGATTAAAGATCTCATgacaaaaa CTGACATGAGGGGCCAGCAAACAGAAACTCTGTTAGCGGGATCGCTTGCTAAAGCACTTTGTT TTATTAACAAGATGAGCAAAGAGGTAAAAG CCAATCAGGAAATGAAATCAAGGATTTTG GTCATAAAAGCTGCAGAAGACAGTGCATTGCAATATATGAATTTCATGAATGTGAtctttgcagcacagaaacag AGCATTTTGATCGATGCCTGTGTCTTGGACTCTGATTCAGGTCTTCTACAACAG gccTGTGACATTACAGGTGGCATATACTTGAAAGTGCCCCATATGCCATCCCTTCTGCAGTATTTATTG TGGGTATTTCTCCCTGATCAAGAGCAAAGATCACAGCTTGTGCTTCCACCTCCTATTCATGTTGACTACAGAGCTGCGTGTTTCTGTCATCGAAATCTCATTGAAATTGGTTATGTATGCTCTGTGTGCTTGTCAA tattctGCAACTTCAGTCCTATTTGTAGTACGTGCGA gaCTGCTTTCAAAATATCACTGCCACCTGTCATGAAAGctaagaagaagaaattgaagTTAGCTGCATAA
- the GTF2H3 gene encoding general transcription factor IIH subunit 3 isoform X4, producing the protein MSADDELSLLVIVIDTNPIWWGKRAQGEAEFTLSKCIDAVMVLGNSHLFMNRTNKLAVIASHTQESRFLYPGKRWAFADLLGDGGSSAESNCSGSKDGKYELLTAINDAIAEEIKDLMTKTNQEMKSRILVIKAAEDSALQYMNFMNVIFAAQKQSILIDACVLDSDSGLLQQACDITGGIYLKVPHMPSLLQYLLWVFLPDQEQRSQLVLPPPIHVDYRAACFCHRNLIEIGYVCSVCLSIFCNFSPICSTCETAFKISLPPVMKAKKKKLKLAA; encoded by the exons ATGAGCGCGG ACGATGAGCTGAGCCTGCTGGTCATCGTCATCGACACCAACCCCATCTGGTGGGGGAAGAGGGCGCAGGGGGAAGCGGAG ttcaCCCTATCAAAATGTATCGATGCGGTGATGGTACTGGGAAACTCACACTTGTTTATGAATCGTACCAACAAGCTTGCTGTAATAGCAAGCCACACACAAGAAAG ccGTTTCTTGTACCCTGGGAAGCGCTGGGCTTTTGCCGATCTCCTTGGAGATGGCGGTAGTTCTGCGGAATCTAATTGTTCTGGCagcaaagatggaaaatatgaaTTGTTAACAGCAATAAATGATGCAATTGCAGAAGAGATTAAAGATCTCATgacaaaaa CCAATCAGGAAATGAAATCAAGGATTTTG GTCATAAAAGCTGCAGAAGACAGTGCATTGCAATATATGAATTTCATGAATGTGAtctttgcagcacagaaacag AGCATTTTGATCGATGCCTGTGTCTTGGACTCTGATTCAGGTCTTCTACAACAG gccTGTGACATTACAGGTGGCATATACTTGAAAGTGCCCCATATGCCATCCCTTCTGCAGTATTTATTG TGGGTATTTCTCCCTGATCAAGAGCAAAGATCACAGCTTGTGCTTCCACCTCCTATTCATGTTGACTACAGAGCTGCGTGTTTCTGTCATCGAAATCTCATTGAAATTGGTTATGTATGCTCTGTGTGCTTGTCAA tattctGCAACTTCAGTCCTATTTGTAGTACGTGCGA gaCTGCTTTCAAAATATCACTGCCACCTGTCATGAAAGctaagaagaagaaattgaagTTAGCTGCATAA